A genome region from Synchiropus splendidus isolate RoL2022-P1 chromosome 5, RoL_Sspl_1.0, whole genome shotgun sequence includes the following:
- the mmp2 gene encoding 72 kDa type IV collagenase, with amino-acid sequence MGCSTRFSARRLVLKVFLLQFLALQATYAAPSPIIKFPGDDSPPRTDKEVALRYLNKFYGCPQDRCNLVVLKDTLKKMQKFFSLQETGEIDAATVETMKKARCGVPDVANYNFFHRKPKWQNKDITYRILGYTPDLDEEVINDAFYRAFKVWSDVTPLTFTRLMDGEADIMINFGRNEHGDGYPFDGKDGLLAHAFAPGPGIGGDSHFDDDEQWTLGDGQVVKVKFGNADGEFCKFPFSFMGTEYKSCTSQGRDDGFLWCSTTYNFDEDGKYGFCPHELLFTLGGNSDGAACKFPFTFQGEKYDSCTTQGRDDGYRWCATTEDYDRDTKYGFCPETAMSTVGGNAEGSPCVFPFTFLGNTYESCTSSGRSDGKMWCATTKSYDDDRKWGFCPDQGYSLFLVAAHEFGHALGLEHSQDPGALMAPIYTYTKDFRLSNDDIRGIQELYGSQSGKPLPPTQGPVTPMDICKEPVIFDAVAQIRGELFFFKDRFLFRSVDFRNKPSGPMLVATYWPDLPNKIDAAYENPVEEKTVFFAGNEVWVYKADELESGYPKRLHHLGLPTDLQKIDAAFNFRKNRKTYLFAGDQFWRFDETTKTLDQGFPKLIADSWNGIPDNIDSAFSLNDIDYSYFFKGSHTFKLEDSSLKIVKLGEITKDWLGC; translated from the exons ATGGGCTGCTCGACGAGATTTAGCGCTCGTCGTTTggttctgaaagtgtttttgttgcagtttcTTGCCTTGCAGGCGACATATGCAGCTCCATCGCCGATTATCAAGTTTCCAGGAGACGACTCTCCCCCAAGAACGGACAAAGAAGTTGCGCTG CGCTATTTGAATAAGTTTTATGGGTGTCCGCAAGACAGATGTAACCTGGTGGTGCTGAAAGACACTTTGAAGAAGATGCAAAAGTTCTTCTCCCTGCAAGAAACTGGTGAAATCGATGCCGCCACTGTGGAGACCATGAAGAAGGCTCGCTGTGGTGTTCCAGATGTGGCCAATTACAACTTCTTCCACAGGAAACCCAAATGGCAGAACAAAGACATCACCTACAG AATACTCGGATACACCCCAGATCTGGACGAGGAGGTGATCAATGATGCTTTCTACAGAGCCTTTAAGGTCTGGAGTGATGTCACGCCGCTCACATTCACACGCCTCATGGACGGAGAGGCCGACATCATGATCAACTTTGGCCGCAATG AACACGGAGATGGATATCCATTCGATGGCAAAGACGGCCTCTTGGCTCACGCCTTTGCTCCTGGACCTGGAATTGGAGGAGACTCTCACTTTGATGACGACGAGCAGTGGACTCTGGGAGACGGTCAAG tggtgaaggtgaagtttgGCAACGCTGATGGAGAGTTCTGCAAGTTCCCCTTCTCCTTCATGGGCACCGAATACAAGAGCTGCACGTCTCAAGGCCGAGACGATGGCTTCCTGTGGTGCTCAACAACCTATAACTTCGATGAAGACGGCAAATATGGCTTCTGCCCTCACGAGT TGCTGTTCACGTTGGGTGGTAACAGCGATGGCGCTGCGTGCAAGTTCCCCTTCACCTTCCAGGGTGAAAAGTACGATTCCTGCACCACGCAGGGAAGAGACGACGGCTACCGCTGGTGTGCCACGACTGAGGACTACGACCGGGACACGAAATACGGCTTCTGCCCTGAGACTG CCATGTCTACGGTTGGTGGGAATGCAGAGGGAAGTCCGTGTGTCTTCCCCTTCACTTTCCTGGGAAACACCTACGAGTCCTGCACCTCTTCCGGGCGCAGCGATGGCAAGATGTGGTGCGCTACAACCAAGAGTTACGACGACGACCGCAAGTGGGGTTTCTGCCCAGATCAAG GTTACAGCTTATTCCTGGTAGCAGCCCATGAGTTTGGTCATGCTCTTGGCTTGGAGCACTCTCAAGATCCCGGAGCGTTGATGGCCCCCATTTACACCTACACCAAAGACTTCAGGCTTTCTAACGATGACATCAGAGGCATTCAGGAGCTCTAtg GATCACAGTCAGGCAAACCTTTGCCTCCAACTCAGGGTCCAGTCACGCCCATGGACATCTGCAAAGAACCAGTTATCTTTGATGCTGTGGCTCAAATCCGAGGAGAGCTTTTCTTCTTCAAGGACAG GTTCCTGTTCAGGTCAGTCGATTTCAGAAACAAGCCGAGCGGACCGATGCTCGTCGCCACCTACTGGCCTGACCTGCCTAACAAGATTGATGCGGCCTATGAAAACCCAGTGGAGGAGAAAACTGTCTTCTTTGCAG GCAATGAAGTGTGGGTCTACAAGGCAGACGAGTTGGAGAGCGGTTACCCGAAAAGACTCCACCACCTGGGACTACCCACTGATCTGCAGAAGATTGACGCTGCCTTCAACTTCAGAAAGAACAGGAAGACTTACCTCTTTGCTGGAGACCAGTTCTGGAG GTTCGATGAAACCACCAAGACATTGGATCAAGGTTTTCCCAAACTTATCGCCGACTCCTGGAATGGGATCCCAGATAATATTGATTCTGCCTTCAGCCTTAATGACATCG ATTACAGCTACTTCTTTAAAGGCAGCCACACTTTCAAACTGGAAGACAGCAGCTTGAAGATTGTCAAGTTGGGAGAAATCACAAAGGACTGGCTGGGCTGTTGA
- the lpcat2 gene encoding lysophosphatidylcholine acyltransferase 2, whose amino-acid sequence MPPQRVSALPRQQSLLLPAVINPFVQDTKLSKADIAKCVLLGIFLVPIRAVLLSLVLTVTWPVAVIITFKHPLKGAEPMTGWRRFLCQNVMAFLGRAYYFCMGFRVVVKGRQVTSHEAPILAVAPHSTFFDGIVCIIAGLPSTVSRVENLATPIFGRFVRCLQPVLVSRKDPDSRKNTIQEIDSRAKSGGLWPQVLIFPEGTCTNRSCLITFKQGAFIPGVPVQPILLRYPNRLDTVTWTWQGFSSRTLLLLTLSQLYTTVEIEFLPPHIPTEEEKKSPALLASRVREIMAAALGVPVTDHTYEDCRLMISAGELTLPMEAGLVEFTKISRKLNLKWDNLKKELEGFATMATSCKGGRITISEFAKFLKLPVNPALEELFTLFDRNGDGTIDFREYVIGVTILCRPANTEEVLRMAFKLFDTDEDQKITREEFTALLRSALGVSDLNMAKLFKEIDADCSGYITFSEFEAFATSHPEYAKLFTTYLELQRYQAVQEARPGDLELSGQLGSEGSPDDSVSDKKDD is encoded by the exons ATGCCTCCACAGCGAGTGTCCGCCCTGCCGAGGCAGCAATCCCTGCTGCTGCCCGCCGTCATCAACCCCTTCGTCCAGGACACCAAACTCAGCAAAGCTGACATCGCGAAA TGCGTCCTCCTGGGCATATTCCTGGTGCCGATCCGGGCCGTCCTGCTGTCGCTCGTCCTCACGGTGACATGGCCAGTTGCTGTCATTATAACGTTCAAGCATCCTCTGAAGGGAGCCGAGCCAATGACAGGATGGAGGAG GTTCCTGTGTCAGAATGTGATGGCCTTTTTGGGGAGAGCTTACTACTTCTGCATGGGCTTCAGGGTGGTGGTCAAAGGTCGACAGGTCACCAGCCATGAAGCGCCCATCCTGGCCGTCGCCCCTCATTCCACTTTCTTTGACGGCATCGTGTGCATCATCGCGGGACTTCCCTCCACCGTGTCACGTGTGGAGAACTTGGCTACACCCATTTTTGGCA GGTTCGTCCGTTGTCTACAACCAGTGCTGGTTTCTAGAAAAGATCCAGACTCCAGGAAGAACACAATACAGGAGATTGACAGCAGAGCCAAGTCCGGAGGGCTGTGGCCACAG GTTCTTATCTTTCCAGAGGGAACTTGCACCAATCGCTCCTGTCTCATCACCTTCAAGCAGG GAGCATTTATTCCTGGCGTCCCAGTGCAGCCGATCCTTCTAAGGTACCCCAACAGACTA GATACAGTGACCTGGACATGGCAAGGCTTCAGCTC GAGAACCCTGCTGCTTCTCACACTGTCCCAGCTTTACACCACAGTAGAGATTGAG tttcttCCACCACACATCCccactgaggaggagaagaagagtccagcTTTGCTCGCCAGTCGAGTGAGAGAGATCATGGCTGC GGCTCTGGGCGTCCCGGTGACCGACCACACATATGAGGACTGTCGCCTGATGATCTCTGCTGGAGAACTGACCCTGCCGATGGAGGCGGGGCTGGTGGAGTTCACCAAAATTAGCCGCAAACTCAA TCTGAAGTGGGACAATTTGAAGAAAGAGCTGGAGGGCTTTGCAACCATGGCCACTTCTTGCAAAGGCGGACGTATCACCATTTCAGAATTTGCCAAATTCCTGAAGCTACCGGTCAACCCAGCCTTGGAGGAACTGTTTACTCTGTTCGACAGG AACGGAGACGGCACCATCGATTTCAGAGAATATGTGATTGGCGTGACTATTTTGTGTCGACCAGCAAACACGGAGGAAGTTCTGCGGATGGCTTTCAAG CTGTTTGACACAGATGAAGACCAGAAAATCACCCGGGAGGAGTTCACAGCACTACTGCGTTCTGCACTCGGTGTGTCTGATCTCAACATGGCCAAGCTTTTCAAAGAGATTGATGCCGACTGCTCTGGATACATCACCTTCA GTGAGTTTGAAGCCTTTGCTACCTCCCACCCCGAGTACGCAAAGCTCTTTACCACATACTTGGAGCTCCAGAGATAccaagcagtccaggaggcgaGGCCCGGCGACTTGGAGTTGTCCGGCCAGCTTGGTTCCGAAGGCAGCCCGGACGACAGCGTGTCCGACAAGAAGGACGACTGA